The DNA window TTTTTGTCCTTTATAGCGAAAACCTATTGTATCTTCAATCAACCTCGCTAGTTGAAGCGTTGTTTCAAAAGGAAATCTCTTTCGATCCTTCACAATTGCTTTTGCAATCGGACGAGAATAGCGTTCCTGGCCATACTCAAATAAAATATTGGCCAATTTCTCCTCACTAAAATGATTTAAAACCTCTCTTGCCGTCATGGAAGAAAGAGAATGGGCTCTATTCATTCTCATATCGAGGGGACCATTTTCTAGGAAGGAAAAACCCCGCGTGTTATCATCCAGCTGATACGATGAAACTCCCAAATCCATCAAAATGCCATCCACCTCATGAATATTTAAACTTTTTAAATGCTGATCTATCCCTCTAAAATTTCCATGAATCCATTGAATATTTTTCGAGAACTCATTGAGATTTCTTTTAGCCATCTCTAATACTTGAGCATCCTGATCCATGGCAATCAGCATCCCCTTTGGCAAAATTTTTTCTACAATTTCTCTTGCATGTCCTCCCAATCCCACCGTTAGATCAACAATCAAGGCCCCTGGCCTTAAATTTAGAAACTCCAAAACTTCTTTAACAAGAACAGGGGTGTGCGAAAACACATTAAAAAATTTTCCCTGAATTTTTCTTGAAAAACTTCTCGAGATAAGGACTCATGCCTAGCGTTTTCAAGGCTGCATTGAGCATTTTCATTTTTTTGATTCTTTCAATCAAAATCTCTCCCCGTCCCAAAAAATCTTCCGTCAATTTCCTTTTATCTTGATTGAGCAAACGATGAAAATGGTAGGGTTCTTTGAACTGATTTGTCCGGCTCAAA is part of the Chlamydiota bacterium genome and encodes:
- the rsmH gene encoding 16S rRNA (cytosine(1402)-N(4))-methyltransferase RsmH, with the translated sequence MFSHTPVLVKEVLEFLNLRPGALIVDLTVGLGGHAREIVEKILPKGMLIAMDQDAQVLEMAKRNLNEFSKNIQWIHGNFRGIDQHLKSLNIHEVDGILMDLGVSSYQLDDNTRGFSFLENGPLDMRMNRAHSLSSMTAREVLNHFSEEKLANILFEYGQERYSRPIAKAIVKDRKRFPFETTLQLARLIEDTIGFRYKGQKIHSATRTFQALRIYVNDELGALEETLFKAMDILKPQGRLVVISFHSLEDGMVKRSFRKLSGRGGEVLRGSQGRLLTRKPVRPSPDEVRMNDRARSAMLRAIEKRG